From one Prochlorococcus marinus CUG1433 genomic stretch:
- a CDS encoding transcriptional repressor, whose protein sequence is MIKNTRQKKILETMVTKSDITKRQEQLLEELNKCEDELSGQELHRQLIESGKAMGLTTVYRNLQVLIKHGLIRSRHLPTGEVLYTPVDRDIHHLTCVQCGETSKMEGCPVKDIHAPKKNPRKFQLLFHTLEYFGLCQNCYQAQN, encoded by the coding sequence ATGATCAAAAATACGAGGCAAAAAAAGATTTTGGAAACAATGGTAACTAAGTCTGACATTACCAAAAGACAAGAGCAACTTCTTGAAGAACTTAATAAATGCGAGGATGAACTGAGCGGTCAAGAGTTGCATAGACAATTGATTGAAAGCGGAAAAGCTATGGGACTGACCACTGTTTACAGGAATCTTCAAGTTCTTATAAAGCATGGTTTAATTCGTTCTAGACATCTCCCAACAGGAGAGGTTCTTTACACTCCCGTAGATAGAGACATTCATCATTTGACCTGCGTTCAATGCGGAGAGACGTCGAAAATGGAAGGTTGTCCTGTTAAAGATATTCATGCCCCTAAAAAAAATCCAAGAAAGTTTCAACTTTTGTTTCATACACTCGAATATTTCGGCCTTTGCCAAAACTGTTATCAAGCTCAAAATTAA